Below is a window of Geovibrio ferrireducens DNA.
ATCCATCTGCTCTGAATCGCCTTTTGAAAAGCTTTTCAGCTCATGGACAATTTTCTTGATCCTCTCCGAGCCTCCGGCTATCCCCTCCAGAAGTTTGGGAATATCCTCCCGCAGTACAGAGTAAGGCAGGTTCTCTATCTCAAAATCCCCTTCTTTTTCATAAACCCTGTCCAGCACCTGACTGAACCCCTTCCAGAGATCCAGCATCATTTTGCTGTTGAACATTATGAAATTGTTCGGATTATTTATCTCGTGCGCTATGCCCGAAACCAGGGTTCCCAGAGCAGTCATTTTATTGGTCTGTATAAGCTTTTCCTGTAACTGGCGCTCTCTTTTCTCAAGCTTTTTCGCCTCTGTGATGTCCTTAAAGGAGAGATAGAGATATTCCGTTCCGCCTATGCTGAGCCTCTGTGAATTGGCAAGGAATGTGAACGCATCGTCTGCGTGACGGGTCATGGTGCACACAGCCTCATCCTGCCCCGAATCGCCAAGAATGCAGCCGCTGACGGCGAGAACACGTATCAGTTCCTTGGGGACTTTTCCCAGCATCTCACTCTTTTTGAAGCCAAGCATCTTTTCTGCAGCAGGGTTGAGGTCAGATACGGTGTGTTCGGGAATTTTAAGAAGCACCAGAGCATCGCGGTTTTTTTCGAAAATTTCGTCAAAGTTTCTTGCTGTGGTGTCCAGCTCGTTCTTCATTCTCTCAAGTTCGCTGAGATCTGAAAAAATGAACAAGTATCTTGTGGTCTCACCGTCCAGACTGAAAGCGGAAACGTTCATGAGCACGGCCTTGAGCTTTCCGTCTATGCCGATGTCTATCCTTTTGGCGCTGCTCTCCCTGCCTTCAATAACGCCTGAAACTACTCCGGCAAGTGAGGGCTCAATCTCAGTGATGACCTTATCCAGACTTTCACCGTATATGTCGCCCCTTTCTATTCCGAAAATCTCCATGAAGATATGGTTAAAGTATTTTATTTTCAGCGTTTCATCCGCAACCGCTATCCCTTCTGCGGAGTTTTCCAGAACTGCCTCAAAAAGCCCGTTCTGCTCCACAAGGTTGCGCTCAACGGAGGCCCTTTTAATAGCCATAGACACAACAGAGTAAAGCGACTGTGTTTCCACCGGCTTGACTATGTAGCCGTAGGGGGCAGCCTCGCTGGCTCTGTCCATTGTATTTATGTCAGAATAGCTTGTGAGAAACACAACCGGGATTCTGTATGATGTATTTATGATTCCGGCCAGATCTATGCCGTCAAGATCCGACTTGAGATTAATATCCATAAGTACAAGAGAGGGAACCTCTTTTTCTATCTCCTTCATCGCGTCCTCAGGCCTTACCGCGTACACGACTTCAGAATAGCCGAAACTTAAAAGCTTCGATCTTATATCCATTGCTATCAGAGCTTCATCTTCGACAATAAGTATCTTTCCCATAACAATTCCTTTTTTGCTCATAGCAATTTTAACAAATAACAGGTTAAAATTTCAAAATAAACGCTGTTCCGCCGTTATTTTCAATCCGCAAATCCCCGGCAAGCTGCGAGATAAGCGAGATAATTATCTGAGAGCCAAGGGTATCTGAGTTTCTGAAACGGTCGGCATCTTCAATCCCCGCTCCGTTGTCTGCAATCAGTATTTCCCGTTTTTCGTCATTAGTGAAGCATACACGTATATTTATGCGCGCATCAACCGAGTTTTTGCTGAATGCGTGTTTATAACAGTTGGTGATTATTTCGGTTATCAGCAGACTGACCGCAATCGATTCATCCAGATTAAGCCTCATCTCGCAGCATTCAACATCAACATAAACCGGGCACACAGAGGTGTAAGT
It encodes the following:
- a CDS encoding ATP-binding protein, translated to MGKILIVEDEALIAMDIRSKLLSFGYSEVVYAVRPEDAMKEIEKEVPSLVLMDINLKSDLDGIDLAGIINTSYRIPVVFLTSYSDINTMDRASEAAPYGYIVKPVETQSLYSVVSMAIKRASVERNLVEQNGLFEAVLENSAEGIAVADETLKIKYFNHIFMEIFGIERGDIYGESLDKVITEIEPSLAGVVSGVIEGRESSAKRIDIGIDGKLKAVLMNVSAFSLDGETTRYLFIFSDLSELERMKNELDTTARNFDEIFEKNRDALVLLKIPEHTVSDLNPAAEKMLGFKKSEMLGKVPKELIRVLAVSGCILGDSGQDEAVCTMTRHADDAFTFLANSQRLSIGGTEYLYLSFKDITEAKKLEKRERQLQEKLIQTNKMTALGTLVSGIAHEINNPNNFIMFNSKMMLDLWKGFSQVLDRVYEKEGDFEIENLPYSVLREDIPKLLEGIAGGSERIKKIVHELKSFSKGDSEQMDDRINIEEVVTSAVKILKQHIMRYTANFETEVIKPVPCFKGNRQKVEQVLINLILNALEALKDKNGTVRLTASADENGNVKICVSDTGVGIPGDIIRRITEPFFTTKLKDGGTGLGLSIVYTYVKEHKGELDFFSEPEKGTTVTVTFPAQG